TTCTTTTTCTGGTTTCTGAATTCCATATTGATTTGAAACTTCATGCTATTTTCAAAAGTTTAAACTCAGAATTATACCAAAAACCTAAGTTTCTTTTCAAACTCTGATATCTAGAATAACATATCAACTTGGAATCATTTTTGAAACCCATAAGTTGTGcaaaaatttttgacttattCCTTCTTTAAGAATTCAGTACCATATTAATTTGAAGCTTTGTTTTAGTTTTATCATAAACAAACTATGCCCTTCTATGAAATTTTGAACTGATGTTTTCAAAGGTATATATATGAGTTATTATCtgaaatttgattctttttttgAATTCCCATATCAATTTGCTTTCATTAGAGCATGGTTGGCCAAACTGGACTGCACCGCCTGGTTCGGCTCGTACCAGACTGAACCAGCATGGAATCAGGTCAGTTCGGCCCCTAAAATCAAAATAGGCCAAGAATTGTCCCGAACTCTACAATTTGGTTCGATACCTGGTCGACCGAACCAGTTCGGGAAAAAGTGGCCCATATCTCATTTAAAAGTAGGATGAGCAAAAGAAGGCTCGAAAGCCTTCTCTTGCTCATTTCTCATTCACAAACAAATTCTTCCCCCCTCCTCCATAGCAAAAAATGGCCACAAAACTAAGAGAAATCAATGATTTAAGGTACACAAACTTCTCCCCTACCACCCTTGCTCCCTTATCTCCCTTTTTTTTGTGGGAGCTTGAAAATTTGtagaaattagaaaaataaagatcatgccaaaattttcgattttgacatgattttataTAGACTATAGATCTATGGATGATTTACACAatgacactaaaatcattaattttcattacgtatataatttttaaattaaaaaatattttcggattaaaaattatttaaaaaataaaaaataactataaaattaaaatattgttTAAAGGCTTACAAGCTACTCTCAATATAAATTTGATgcctattttcaaaattttgatgcaTCATACGCATGGTGACCTAGgcctaaatttaaataaaattgaaaattaagtaGCATTCATATATGTCCATaggattagaaaaatatatgtatCATCCATCCTAGGATGATACATATAGATCtaagatcaaattaatttttcaatttttttgatttaaaatattttttattttaaaaatttaaatatataaaattaattttgaaaaatataaaaactaGGACAAcaaaattttactatttttacataaTTACTGAATTGATGTGCTTGTTCAACCTATACGAATAGATCCATCGAGGAAGAAAGACCAAGAGCGTGACATTAGTTAAGACCACAGGCAGATGTTCTTAGGTCAGCACCATTGGAAATGCAACTGATGCCACACAAAATTCAACAAGGCTAATTAGATTGAAGCAACACTTAGCTAGTGATTATTCCGATGTTGTGCTGAAAATACCCACAAGAGATCCAGCATGATTTTCAGAACTGTTCCGAACCGGACCAACGGAGAATCGGGATGGTTTCCACAAAAAAAACTACACGCCGGTgccagaaaagaaaaagagagaaacagaggaagagagagaggagagggagagaccGCCGAAGGCTGGCGATGGCCCTctgtggccgtcggagggctgcAAAGGCCTTCGTAGCTCAATTCGCCTGATAGAACTGCCGTAATGAACGacaaagagagagggggaggccATCAAAGATGGGAGGATGGGACAGCGAAAGGGCTGTTGGAGGGCTCCAGATGGCCGTCGTGGCCATCGAGTAGTGGATGCAGTGCGAGTGGAGTCGCGGCCGCAGAATAAGAGCGACTGCTCTTGTTCACGCATTGGCCATTTTTTAAAAAGAGAGATGAACAGTGACATTTGCCAGCTTcgctttttaagaatttttttaaaaaaaattaaaaataatgaagtCAGCAATCGATTTACCAGCTTCACTATttcaatacttttttaaaaaagcccaaaaatagtgaagccggcaatagacttttttaaaaaaacatcTGAAACAGAGAGCTTTTTTAAGCCCCTGTTTCATGACCGCGGAGCCAAAGGTGCCGTTTACGCCGCCCGACGGCCACGACGACCTCTCCGTCGAATCTCCCTCAATCCGATTCTCTCTCCCTctgtcttctctcttttcttccgcAGACGACATGGAGCCGCAGTGGCCACCGGCGATATCTCCGCCGCCTCAACctccttccctcccctcctctgtctttctcttcctctcttttcgtgTCTCCCTTTTCCTCCTCCCTAGTTCGTCCCTTCGTCGGTTCGTGTCGATCCATCCGGTATGGGGCCTTGCCGGACCGTGCCATCAGCTGAGCGAAATGGCCATCAATACCAGTATTCAAAACCTTGGATCCAACAGCTAATGAAGAAGCACTTCATTTATTTCAGAGATTTCAGAGTAGTGAAGGAAAGGACTTCAAAGAAGGTGAAAGTAGACCACTAAGCTGTAGAGCCACCTTCCTATCGCTTTATGAAGTCAGAGGAAGCCTCCACTCCAGATGATAAGGTGCAGATCAAGACTGCCATCCGAACGAAACTAGATGATCAATAGCAACTTGAGGAGACGGCCAAGCATGAGACCTTATTTAGGCCATCAACTTATAAGTCGAGATCGGACTCTATGACCATTGGAAGAGTCAGAGTTCAGGAGGACCGTCTCAGTTAGGAAAGCTGTCTATTGAGGCATGAGTAGTATTGCATCTATGTTGAGGACTTTTGACAACAGAAAGAAGTCCTATTGAGAGATTCCACCAAGAGCCACTATCCATGACTTGGATCCACATACCTTCCCAGCAAGGACTTCGAGCAACAGAGAATTAATAGTATGCTGAAGAAGGACAAGGAAAAGGATTAATGAGCTATTGCATCCTGATTTCACTTCAACCATATCCCAATGTATGCGACAGAAAGCACATATTACCACTCTACCATTGCATCATACAGGCTGCAAGTCCAAGTGTAGATCCTCGAGGATCAAAGGACATCTACAGCGAGCTTTTTAACAACAACAAAAAACTACAAAAATAGATTGCATCAGATGAGAACAAGTGGCCGATATATGGACTGACGATAATATGCGATTGTTGGACTAGTCCTACCAAACGGAGCATCATCTTCTTAATATATtgtgatagaaaaatattttttggatctcCATTCATATATATAGACGGACGGTAATGTGTAATTGTTGGACTAGTCCTACCAAATGAAGTATCATTAACTTCTTGACATATtgtgatagaaaatattttttcagaagTTCATTTATATCCAGATCAGATGCACGATACCGTATACATCCTTAGATTTATAGAGGCAATCGATCAGATAGAAAAGCAAAATATCATGCAGTTTATCACCGACAATAAACCATAGTATAAGGTCATAAGAGAGATCCTGATGGAGTGGCAATAGTATATTTTCTGCATCCCATGTGCTACACATTGTATTGATCTCATGTTGATAAATATTAAAAGACTTCGTTGAGTGTAGAAGGCAATAGAGTCAGAATagactattactagattcatctaaaACCACACATGGATTATATGGACTATTTCTAGATCCTCAAGTTGCCATTTAGATCCTCTTCTAGTCAATCTCCTCGAGTGGCTGCGAGTGCAATTGATCAACCATCGCCCTTATCCATCACAAGTACAAGAACTATCTGACATAGAAATATCTCAACGATCTTGTATATATTCACTAGAATTTGAGATTGAGACTCAAATGCATTCAGAAGAAAGTTAAGCTGAAGTACTCGGATCCAACTACAGATGACTTTTTGATGCTGATGAAGATTCGATGATCGGATGGCTTGTAGGCCAATAGCAAGAGCCGAAATTTGGTGAGCCAAGATTGCCTCCATGATTAGCCCATTTCATAGCTAGGGAGACTGGAGAGGATACTGAGCAATGGGTAACCAGCAACATTCCATGCAGGCTTCCAATTGATCAACCATAACATCCATCCTCACAACATAGGCAACCAAAGCAGGGTAGAACGAGAGGGCAAACAGTTGCTCAATGTAGAGATAAAGGAAAAGGGAAGGCAGTTGCAACCTCAATGGAGAGGGTAAAGCGGTCAATTTGCATAGATTCAGAGGTCAAGCAGAGCGATGATGACAGTTCTGATGGTTATAGATCTGGTAGTCAGGAAGGGAGCAAATAGGAGACCACCATTTATGAGACGTAGCAGCAAGATGGTCTTCAATTCATCGGTGAGTCCCAATTTACACATGCCACACAAAATAAGAGCCATAGTGCACAAGCTAGTAGAATCCTTGAGGATATCATTGCACACAAATGACGGGCTCCTTAAGGTCGTTTAGGATACAATGCAACTACTGATGATCTTGCACGAGTAGGATCCATGAACATATCAGGTTCATCCTCGTATTCCAGATCCTCTTATCTGCAGCCACAAGcagcttatgatccatatggatatgcATATTGGTGCGTCCGAGGCATCATCTTTCAATGGCTACTATTCTATGCAGTCTaaagcatcttacggatcagattatCGATCCCTCCACAACCATACTACCAGCTTGAGGACACATCTCAGAGCTAGAGCTTCAATGAGAGATCTAAGACCAGTTACAATCCAGCACACATACCTTATGGGATGAGCGTAGAAGACTACAATGCTGCTTAGAGGGATGGATTGATGTTCCTCCTGATTATGCAAATGATCCGGATATTTACGAGCGACATGGTGCTTGATGAGATTCTAAATCTCGGAATGTattgattaaatatatataattgacTGTATCCCTTTATTTTTTGCATTCTTTTATTGATTTGAGCATTTTAGGATTCAATAATACCTAATCCTTATAAGGTTGTCTTTAGGCTACTTCTTGTAACATGTAATGCTATCCCTCTTTGATATAACATCACATCAAATTCAAATCTGCATCACATACAATTAAGGTGCATTGAAGTGATACAAACATCAAATAATATCAACAAACATCAATTTGAGCTTAAAATCATTCAAGAAATcctaaaaaattgattaaatatcttaaaaacaaaaaaaaataaaaaaattataaaaaaaattggcaTGCCGGTTTGGAACCAGCACATCTAGCCTTCCCATGTTGGTACGGTACTGAATCAATACCATACCGAACCAATTGCTGACTGGTATGGGTCCCGATACCGGTTCAGCTAACCTTGCATTGGAGCATAAAATGTTCTATAAGGCATTTGTGAAGTTTCGCAATTGACAATATACTAAACATGTAAAACTTGGATATTCAGCTCATTCGAATTATCAATAAGGATTTCTTCAGACCTCTTGTGAGGTGGTATATGCAGCTTTATTCAAAGTATCAATAAGGATATGTGACCTTTGGCCAAGCGATATATGATGACCTCAATCATTTAATGTGGCCTCATCCAGTGAAGTGGTAGGTATTTTATGTGGCCTCGTGAGTCGCAAGAATTTTTGTGGCCTTGAGGTATAAGTGAAACTTTGTAAGGTACTATGAAATTACATGAAATACAAGAATTTTGAAATACAAACTGTTCTTTGGCCGTTTCTCTGGATGAAGTATTCAACTTATGATTTTGTGAATTAATTGAACCCTTTTCAGCATCATATATCTTATTGAAAACTTTGCTTTTGAGATTTCTCTGTAAAATAATTTCAGTCAATTTCCATCAAGCTTTCCAATGAAAACTGGATCATGCATTTTGTTTTAAAGTCATTTGTTTTGTAATGGATGCTTGAACTCCTTGAACACGGTCGAAGTTTACTTGCTGCTTTCTGTGGATCGTATCATCTTTTACACAAAGTGATTAGTGAGAGACCTAGTAGATCCATTTAAAGAGATGCTCTTGACATTTTGAAGTTGTGCTTGGATTTAGCGATTATTGAAGTGACATTTGGCACTGTCTCAGTTTGCGTTTAGTTGCTTGTATCTTTTAGGGTATACTACTtcatatcaaatatattattttggtttgtaagtagaaattttttttttaagttatcgATCGTAGTTCATTCTCTGTTGTTCTCTTCAGATGATAATGGTTTCTTTCAGAATGCTAAATATTTATATCAGCTTTGGTCACACCCCGAGATTCAAGTAGGTTCAGAGTTCAGCATGTGACAATTGCTGGAAAAGattattttctgaaaaaaattataggGGAAGTCTTCAACAAATTACCTGACAGAAATAAAACTGCACTACACCTCCATGTAAAAGGTCTGGACATGCATTAAAGTTCATATCAGAGTCATGTTTAGCATACCTTCAGGCAAGGGTCTCTAATTATGTTGGCCAAATGCATTTTTAatatagaaaagaaaatgaaTCACTAATAGCGAAAATGTTTTGGATGTGACCTAGCATCCTTCCTACATCATACTCTTGTAAAAAGAAGGATATCTGATTCAAATGATAGGAGAGGATTTGACTAAATTGTTACTGAGATCATTTAACAACAAACATCAATACCTACAAAAAACAATTAATCAAATCTGTTTCCTGGCATATCATGTGACATTTGTTAAATACAATTAAAAATGTAATACTCTAAAAACCATGAAAAAGGGAAGATAAGTGAAGAATAAGATTCAGACCTGATTCAGCATCCATTTAAATCCAACTGCAGCCACACATTCATTTTTTGCCGCACTACTAAACCAGTCTAAGGCATAAACAGTATCTAATGTCCTCAAGATAGAGGagacattatctcttctttgccTGACAGAAAAGATCTCCCCATTTGAACTGATGTTGGGATGGCTATTTAGCAAAGTTTCAAACCATCCACTCCCAGATCTTTGCATAGATAAAATAACAAAGAACCGGACAGGAGTGCAAAAGCATTCTCCCCTGTTCAGACCAGCAGCATCGATTAGAAAATGCAAACATAAAGATAATATAAAGCACTGAAATGATGGAAATCAGTACCTGCTATAAGTTTTTGGTTGTGGAAAATGCACAAAAAGGATCTCCTCAGGTGAAAAGTCATGAATTTCACAATGACTTTCTGCCTTTTCAGTTGCAAATAGTGTCGTTCTTTCTACGGTTATCTGCTTCATACAGATATAGCAGATATATACACCAAATATTGTAACAAAGAGGACAAGAGTCACCCTTAGTGGAAGTGGTGaccactttaaatttttaaatgaatatcCATTCTGCAAGCATGTCATTGGCAATACGATTAAGATAATGATGAAAACTTGCATCAGAAAACAACCAGTTAGCAGTTCGTCTTCATACCATGTTTTTTTTTTCTGCGACCAAGGAGGAACAATTACATCATCCAGCTTCTCATCCTCTGTTTTATAGGAATTCCATCAACATCCATGACGCTCTTCTTGAAATTCATCAGCAGGCTTCGTAGATGCATTATATACATGACCAGGGCTGGAAGAATGCGTCATACAAGTAATAAGAATATTTTTGGGGAACTGTATACTAAAATATAATGCTAATAATAAGCAGAGAATAGACACCCATAAAAAAAGGGTCTAAGTTTTAGTCTATCAGAACCAAGTATTAGAAAACAATCATGTTTTAGTTAACAGGCAGCCTCAATTTCAGAAAGTCATACAGTTCATCTTCGTACCACATTCTTCTGGGACCAAGGATAAATAATTATGTCACCCAGCTTCTCATCCTCTTTTCTGTAGGCAATCCATCAACTTCTATGATGCTCTTCTCAAAATTCTCCAGTATAGGTTTTATAGATGCCTTGTACTGCATAATTAGGGCAGGGCTGACGTATTATACCAGTAATGATAATAATTTTGCAGAACAATGTATGCAAAGGATAATGCTAATAATGAGCATAGGCAAAATACTCATCCAAACAAACTTGTATCCAAGTTGAGTGTATCAAAACCAATTACTAATAAATAATCACATTTTTGTGGACGGATAGCCTCAAATTTAATAATGTATACTAGAACATAGATTACCAACAACTTAAGAAGTCAAGAGGAAGATGTGACACAAAGAATAGAAATGCAATAGATAAAAACTATATTATGGATGATTATATGTTTAACTAATGAAGTTCAACGATCTAAGATCAGACCCAAAAAAACTAGCCAAAAGGTATTATTTTCATTTCTTAATGCAATATAAGTATTCAAAATCTCTATAGTGCATAATCAATACGGAACTAAATATATACTCTCACAAGTCCTTAAATAACCTCACCCCACCCCCCCATCCCGCATCTTTACTCAGCTAAGGATTCAAATCTAATAAAAAACATCGTGATCAGCCCATGGCCAATACCAAATGGATCAATACTACGGTGTTCCTTGGTCCACATAGGCCATGGCTGGATCCACTTTAATACCATTTGTAACAATCTTGGACCTCACCCAAAAATATTAGCTGAAAGGTATTAGTTGGGTTCCTTGACCCCACATgcataatcgatgtgggactattcaTGCACTTGCATGGGTTCTCATGTGAAGCTATATGGTTGTTGAGAACCTAACATAAAAAGTTGAATGAATAAGTAGGAGGGGCTAGGTTGTGTTAGAtatataccctagaagccaatcaggccgacacattaattctttttaggacataattttatacttgatcaaattaattaggATGGTTAATTccattcatgtagtgtatgtgtccatgaatcattcagaaaattaataagatgatgacatatattctcaagagttgagaatttgaggcatgtgtcactGATGGTTAATTTTCAAATTGCTCCTGATCGAAAGATCATCACGGGGACAATGATTGATCCAATAAGattagtgcacggatcgcttccctTAAAGTAGACGAGTttcgagtctacagtatggagacactggagtgagagtacagatggttgttagagaacaacggtaccaagcgtgaccaacacgagaagtccttggatgtctactcactcgtcagtgacattcttgatgctgtagtggtatgacTAATTCTTAGACTTGCGGTGCCTCGACTGTTCATAATGAGGTTGCTGCagtttgactgcaccataactcggtctcctaaccatacggagccttgaggtgtatgttggctgcagtaggttcattgtaagaataggatatgcacctagatgggatctatcgaaatCTTAGTAGTTAAGGAGTAATCCTATTTGATTTATGAGATCGAGTTCAAAAGACCTTAATTAGgacagtgtgaatgatggaaaaaagttttcatcaggtttcacaaatgaactcaagtcgaataaatcttacatatgacagacgataggatttgatgagttttcgaTAACCTCCATTTTGTCGGAACTcacggaactcacgatagaaaaacTAAATCACACAATAACTACATGTAGAGATTCATCTTTCTGTTCTGCTGGGTTGCAACTGcatgctgctaggcatcactgatggattgtaggaccaacaaaaattattttgatagacaataattctcgattggtgagttggaatttcaatccattgaaaagagtttcaatgatattttgacggaaatcaaaatatttctcactatcagacagaatagaatctatgaagtcacacaaAAAAAAGATCTTGACTAATCGGATTGTTAAATCATGATTTTGGATCACAAATCGCAAGTGGtctcaattatcaatttgattgatgtttGAACTTAAATGCAGAAGTTATATAAGGGCATGCTAAAAGTTAGTAAGTCATAGGAGGACTAAATTACAATTGTtccatattatttgatttgatcaaataatgagattgggtcttagtcaaattaaatcaaatttaatttgattagatatatttttaatttgaccTGAATTGGGTTTCATTAGTCTAATAGGATTGGACTTGATCTATGATAAAACCCAAGCTGAATTGGACTCCAATctaaatttagattggatcctaatcaaattaaatcagatttaattggattaaatttgGTTTGAGTTTGATCAAACTAGGTTTAATAAATCTAATAAGATTAGATTTAATAAATACTCGACCTAAACCTATTTAGCttgggtttgacctaatcttatcCCTTTATTTGGCTTGGACTAGGATAGGATCCAAGTCTAATGAGAAGTCCATGCCCCATATGATTTTCACATCTATGTTTTCAAATTGaaaagagagtgggcgtgggatgtTTTGGCGTGGAGAAATATTAGGAAAGAGGGTGGGGCGGCAATAAGGGAGAAACCTAGTCCATCTCTATCTCTAACAACCAAACCCTAACTACCTCTAAGTTTAAATAGAGGATTAGTTTTGGATGCCTCcctaattgatgagatcaatagTTTTGGGATGCCCCAAAGTGGTTGGcgtgagaaaagagagagaattgGGCGTTGGAAGATAGGTTGGCGTGAGATCAAGGATGGGACACCCCTCTTCttcatccttctttcttacaaccaaaggttggttgttaggtaactctccctctctttcctttgtccaaaggttggacatatctccctcttcctctctcccaaacatgttcaagagttggatattaaaattagatttgatctaatttttcttctccttcttggtcCATGAGATGGACACATAAAAATTCTCCTCTACCTTTCCTAGATTTAATCCAAGGGTTggacaagaaaagaagaaagagattagatctcgtCTTCTTCCAtagatcttcatattttttttttgagaagagaaaaaaatcagatgtgatctgatttcatccTCCTCTTTTAGATCTATTTGATTTTCTTAAGAAGAGGATCAAAAGATTAAATCGACTCGACAATCAGAGAGCGATCTCTGC
Above is a genomic segment from Elaeis guineensis isolate ETL-2024a chromosome 1, EG11, whole genome shotgun sequence containing:
- the LOC105033365 gene encoding uncharacterized protein isoform X3; protein product: MNGYSFKNLKWSPLPLRVTLVLFVTIFGVYICYICMKQITVERTTLFATEKAESHCEIHDFSPEEILFVHFPQPKTYSRGECFCTPVRFFVILSMQRSGSGWFETLLNSHPNISSNGEIFSVRQRRDNVSSILRTLDTVYALDWFSSAAKNECVAAVGFKWMLNQGFLQHPKEILDYFNLKGVSVIFLFRRNLLRRLISVLANDYDRLAKQLNGTHKSHVHSKEEAEILARYKPTINTAVLLSNLGHVEKTVTDCLQLFSSTRHIILYYEDIINNHNALSHVQEFLGVPKRKLVSRQVKIHTRPPSEQVMNWENVFKMLNGTKLLDLLV
- the LOC105033365 gene encoding uncharacterized protein isoform X4 encodes the protein MNGYSFKNLKWSPLPLRVTLVLFVTIFGVYICYICMKQITVERTTLFATEKAESHCEIHDFSPEEILFVHFPQPKTYSRGECFCTPVRFFVILSMQRSGSGWFETLLNSHPNISSNGEIFSVRQRRDNVSSILRTLDTVYALDWFSSAAKNECVAAVGFKWMLNQGFLQHPKEILDYFNLKGVSVIFLFRRNLLRRLISVLANDYDRLAKQLNGTHKSHVHSKEEAEILARYKPTINTAVLLSNLGHVEKTVTDCLQLFSSTRHIILYYEDIINNHNALSHVQEFLGVPKRKLVSRQVKIHTRPPSEQVMNWENVFKMLNGTKASS